Below is a genomic region from Pristis pectinata isolate sPriPec2 chromosome 37, sPriPec2.1.pri, whole genome shotgun sequence.
caggtcaggcaacagcctGTTTATGTTgttacgaggtgttacaggtcaCGTTACCCTGTCCCGTCCATCCCGGTGTGCAGTGGTGCTTTCCAGCAACTCTCTTTGTTTGCACTTGCTCAAGTGAATGCCTTGACTCATTACTGTACTCTTTGTGGCTGAATCAATTTACATGTCAATGCACTGATGAGTTATTAAAGTCTGGTATTGTCTGAACTGTCAGAAACGTGCGGTTCTTTCTGATCACCACTGGAATTGCTCTTGCTGTTTGCCTGGGCCTCAGATCTGGAGTGCCGAAATGGGACCTGATAGAACGATAGTCACCGACTGAAGTTCTCCCCGCTGCAGACACCAGGGCTGCTCTCCCAGCCCAGGACCCTCACAGCTGGGAAGTGCATCTGGACCAGCGTGGGGACGAAATCTTGGATGCCCTCTCCATCACCGCAGGAGCTCTCGCCGCGAGGTCAGCTGTCGAGCCTTGTGTTCCTGAAGCTTTATCAAGTCATTCTTCCACCCACAAACTATTGCGCAAAGCACGGTCTAAACAGGCATGAGAAGTTGCAATGCAAAGCAAATTTCCTCAGTGACACAATCTCAGTACTTGGTTCACACTTCTTTGGACCTCTGTTCGCCTTGGCAGCCAGCCACAGTTCCTGCACAGGGTTGCTCAACCGGGCAGCTTCTGCTCTCGGACCCTCCCAGTGGCTCGGACGCTGATGGGATGTGTTGCCTCTTCGCGTATCACGTCGCTTAGGCTCTCGCACTTTGCCTCCTCCCACCTCCAGTGCAGCCAGTTCCACGGGCCGCTTtccatccctcaccaccagggcCTGTTGCGCCGGGTGTTCTCACTAATGGACACAGAGGCCTTCGACAAGCAAGAGTCTATCAGTGCCCCCAGGAACagtgaacagaacatagaacagtgaacacaggacatagaacagcacagaacaaaaCAACCTGCTGAAGGTACTCACCAGatccgagcagcatctgtgggcagatgccattgtcggcatttcgggtcgaaaccctgaatcagaacCCTGTGTcatcgtacagcacaggaaaaggcccttcggcccacagtgtctgtgctgaagacagcgctgaattaaactaaatctcttcagcctgcacGTGATCCGCATCCCcgcagtccctgcctgttcatgtgcctgtctaacagcctcttgaatgccactcccatatctgcctccaccaccaccccaggcagcacattccaggcacccaccactctctgtgtaaaaaaagtgccccgcacatctcctttaaacttaccccctctcaccttacacctgtgccctctagaggcaggtacattaataacatccataagacacttgaacaggtattggtattggtattggtattggttgattattgtcacttgtaccgaggtacagtgaaaagcttgtcttgcgtactgatcgtacagatcaattcactacacagtgcattgaggtagtacggggtaacaacaataacagagtacagagtaaagtgtcacagctacagggaagtgcagtgcaggtagacaataaggtgcaaggtagatcgtgagttcgagagtccatctcattgtataagggaaccgttcgatattcttatcacagtgatatagaagctgtccttgagcctggtggtacgcgccctcgggctcctgtatctttggcctgatgggagaagggagaagagagaatgacccgggtgggtggggtctttgattatgctggctgctacaccaaggcagcgagaggtatagacaggtacatagataggaaagatttggaaggatatgggccaaatgcaggcaaatgggactaacttagctGGGtacctcggtcagcatggaccatttgggccgaagggcctgttcccgtgctgtgtgCCTCTATGACATGACACACGTGACATCAGCTTTGTAGTGCAGAGCATGGCAGAGGATGTGATAATGCCAGCGGCTCTCCCCCGCCCGTGACTTATCTCTGCACAATCAGCTGGGTTACTTACCCAGAACAGGAAAACATTTTGACAACACACGTGCCTTGTGGATACTTTGCAGCAACACCAAATCAAGCGATATACAGGCAGAGACCACTCCCGCCTTTCTGCTGGGTGTGGAAGTGCCGGTGGACACCAGCTGCTGTCatctccactcctcctccctcagccCCGAGTCCACACCAAGGTCTCGACGGCCCGCAGGAAACTCTTGCCCAAACGTTGCCCCGGATTCAATAGAAGGAGCTTGGGGTGACTATGGTCACCGGTGAGTGAGGTGTCCATGCTGGGAGGTGTCCTcatcaaagtcaaaagtcgagtttattgtcacacgcacgtccatgtgtgcacatgcagtgaaaaacttgcttgcagcagcatcacaggcacagggcatcagataagcagcattcacaggaaaaacacatAGATTACCAACATCAATTAGACCAAATTATACACAAAACAACACAGgactaaacaaaaacaaagtctattgtagtgcaaactagtcaaagtggtcccagtgttgctgtactgaggcagtgattggggttgtgccggttggttcaaaaaccgaacggttgaagggaagtaactgttcctgaacctggtggtgtggggacttcaggcttctgtacctcctgcccgatgggagctgcgagaagatggcacggcttggatggtggggatctttggtgatggatgttgcctccttgaggcagcgcctcctgtagatactcccgatggtggggagggatgtgcccgtgatgtattgggctgagtccactactctctgcagcttcttacattcctgcgcattcgaattgccgtcccagactgtgatgcaaccagtcaggacactttcaacagcacatctgtagaagtttgttggtgtTCAGTGACAGGCCGAACCTCCCTAACCAGGTGCCCTGTCTTTAGAACTTTACAGGGGAATGTCAAACTCCGTACACACAGACCAGTGTtagggagaccggcgggatggttggggatggggtgggtttgTTGGCAGCTGTAGGTACCTTCCACCGGGTGGGCACGAGGCATTTCCACGTGGCCTCTCTCCCCCTACCTCATGACAGTTGGGGGCTGGgtagagctgggagcactgggcagactcagtgagtcagtgagaccAGCCAGTGGCCTCTCTTCCCGCGCCGGCTCGCTCCCCTATCATCGCTGcccctgtgaccctctcccacgcACCGCTGTCGTTGGTTTCTGCCTGACGGACAAGTCTGGCTGATGAACCGTTCTCGGGGACAGAACCCTGCCGGGCTGTGTGTCCCCTTCACTCGACCTTGggcctgccccccctccccctccacccctgggTGTCGCTGCCATGGGGAGTGTGTCTTTAAGGGCCAGCGCTCACTGATTGGTGCCCAGGTGAGTGGTCTCTCCACCCACCGGTCCTAGTCTGACAGGGACCCCTTCCCTTGCCTTCTTCAGGGAGGTAAACGTCCCCACCCCCAGGTAAAACGTCCCACCCCCAGGTCAAACATCCCCACCCCCAAgtcaaactccccccccccccccagctcaaaCGATCCCCCCAGGACAAATGTCCCAACTCCCAGGTCAAACGTCCCTACCACCAAGTCAAACGTCCCCCCCCAGGTCAAATGTCGCCCCCCCCCCAGGTCAAACATCCCCCCCCAGGTCAATCGTTGCCCGCCCCCAGGTCAAACGTCCCCACCCACAGGTCAAACGTCCCTACCCCCAAGTCAAGCGTCCCCCCCAGGTCAAACATTGCCCCCCCAGGTCAAACGTCCCCCCCCAGGTCAAACGTCCCCACCCCCAGGTCAAACATCCCCACCCCTAGGTCAAACGTCCCCACACCCAGGTCAAATGTTCCCACACCCAGGTCAAACAGCCCTACCCCACAGGTCAAATGTCTCCACCCCCAAGTCAAAtgtcttccccccccaccccaaatcaaATGCTCCCCCCCAGGTCAAACATCTCCACCCCCAAGTCAAACACGCCCCCCCAAGTCAAACGCCCCCCCCCCATGTCAAAcgcgaccccccccccaccccccaggtcaAACGTCCCTTCGATCACTCTGGGACAGCATGCAGGTCCCGCCCTCTGTTGGCCTGGTTGGGTGGAGACTGGTGGGCCGGGTGTGCCAGAGGCCAGGAACCCCCGTGGGCAGGGACACAGCGACCACTGCGGCCAATGTTCGAAACGGGGATGGGGAGAAAACCAGTGAcgagcacaggaggaggccactcggcccctcaatcctgccccaccattcagtacgaccatggctgatctatgctcttcctcaattcctcaatccttcaaatatttatccacctccagcTCAAATACATCCAGTGATCCGGCCTCCTGCTCCCTCGGGGACAGGCAATTCCAGAGGGTCAACACCccctgagagaagacatttctacacacctcagttttaaatgaccggcccctaaTCTTGCAACTCTGTGCCCTTGTTCGTGCCCATCCCacaggtggaaacatctcaacatctcccctgttGAGCCCCCTCAGGGTCTTGCATGTTTGAATCAGGACATCTCTCATtctactgggcaggcacggtagtgtagtggttaacataacgctattacagcgccggtgacctgggttcgattccagccgctgtctgtaaggagtttgtacgttcacctcgtgtctgcgcgggtttcctccgggtgctctggtttcctcccacattccaaagacgtacgggttaggaagttgtgggcgtgctatgttggcgccggaagcgtggcgacacttgtgggctgcccccagaacactctatgcaaaaggtgcatttcactgtgtgtttcgatgcacatgtgactaataaagaaatcttatcatcttctaaactctaaggaatacagacccaacctgtccagcctctcgATAGGACAActttctcatcccaggagttagcctggAGAATCTGCTTCGGACATCCCTCAGTGCTGTTACGTCCTGTTTATAGGTacggggaccaaaactgtgctcagttctccaggtgcaacctcaccaacaacctgtacaACAGGAACTGAACCTCCTAGTTGGTAAACTCAAACCCCTTCGCAATGAAAGCTGACAGGAGGTGTTTCTCTTCTGAACTACATGTTGCAACTTGCTGTTAGCTTGTTGTAGTTCATGTGCTAGAACACCTCGATCTCCCTGggcttcactcacttgcagtctttcTCCACTTAGACCCACACTTTGATTCCCCTTACCTAAATGCATGACCCCACAGTTCCCCTCACTGAACCCCATTTGCCAGCTGTCAACTCTCTCTCTCAAGCGGCAAGGACCCAAAATGTGCTGCAACCCTGGATTTCAGCCCAGGGAGAGTTTCCAAGCAGGGCTGGAAACTCTGCTCTGGCGGGACAGAACCCTGGGTTTATGGAATTCTGGGGAGGGAACTGGGTTCAGAGCTCTGGGCTGTCAGCTCTTTATTTTCCAAAAAACAAGTTTTTCGCAAGTGCTACAACACTACGTCAAGTTACTACAGACCACAACAACTAAACATCAGTTAAATTAGAATGTTACCATCCTGACCCGGGATGCATATTATCCCTTGTGGTGCCCAGTGGCTCTGGAACACCTCCATGGTTCCCATGGACACCACCTGTTCTTTCTCCAGGGATACCTAGGCACGAATGTAACCCCAGAAGATGGGCAAGGAGTCGGCTCAGGCAGAGCCAGGCCTGGACTGTGGGCCGTGATGTCCAGGCCATGAGCCGTGGGCCGTGAGGTGTGCTCTGTGAGCTGTGGGCCATGAGGTGTGGGCCATGAGGTGTGGGCTGTGAGCTGTGGGCCATGAGGTGTGGGCCATGAGATGTGGGCCGTGAGCTGTGGGCTGTGAGCCGTGATGTCCAGGCCATGATGTCTAGGCTGTGAACTGTGGGCCGTGAGCTGTGGACCATGATGTCTAGGCTGTGGGCTGTGGGCTGTGAGCTGTGGGCCATGAGCTGTGAGCGCTGAACTGGCCTGgtgaatcagaatctggtttattatcactgacttagatgacatgaaatgtgttgttttgtggcagcagtacagtgcaaagacataaaattactataaattacaaataaataaatagtgcaaaaaaaaagaatgacaaggtagtgttacacgcacaaaacgctggaggaactcagcgggtcgggcagcatctgtgcagggaaatacacagtcgatatttccctccatatatgctgcctgacccgctgagtccccccAGCGTTTTGTGggcgttactccagattccagtatctgcagaatttcttgtgtcaacgaggtggtgttcatggattcatggaccgttcagaaatctgatggcggaggggaagaagctgttcctgaatcgttgagtgtgggtcttcaggctcctgtacctcctccccgatggtagtaacgagaagagggcgtgtcccgggtggtgagggtcctcagtgatggatgccgccttcttgaggcaccgcctcttgaagatgtcctcgatggtggggagggttgtgcccgcgatggagctggctgagtctacaaccctctgcagcctccttcaatcctgtgtattggagcctccataccaggcggtgatgcaaccagtcagaatgctctcaacagtacatctgtagaaatttgcaagagcctttggtgacgtatcgaatctcctcaaactcctaatgaagtagagccactggcatgttgcctttgtgactgcatcaatgtgttgagcccaggatgaGAGGGGCCTGAGCAATGAGTGCTCCTGGATATGTGGTGTCCCGACAGGAAGGGGTCAGGTCTGGGCTGGATGTCACAGCTGGgtgtggtgggagaggggggagagccaGGTATAGGGGTGGAGGAGGTTGGAACTGGAgctgggagtgggggaggtgggggggggaggtttggaGCTGGGGGTTGCAGAGGATGTTGGGGTGGGGCTTGGAAATGGGGGTGTGGAGGGTTGTTGGGGCTGGGGTGTTGGAGCTGGAGATGGGGGACGTGGGGTAGGCTGGAGTTGGGGTGTGGAGGGTTGGAGCTGGGATAGggcaggatggagatgagggtgggggagggacatTGGAgctggtgggtggggaagggcgAAGCTCCCCTCAGAACAGGACCTTTGCTgagctctcttcccccccccccccagctccccgAGCAGCCAGCCCCCCACCAGGATGCACCAAAACTGCTCCTTGAGCATCAAGTGGAGCGACCCCCTGTACGCGGCGGCCTTCAGCTTCATCTTCGCCATCGGCCTCGTCCTCAACGTGCTGGCCCTGGTCTTCTTCTTCCGCTGCACCAAGATCCGCTCGCAGACCACGGTCTACATGAAGAACCTGGCGTGCGCCGACCTGCTATTGGTGGTCTCCCTGCCCGTCCGCTGCTCCTTCTACGTGGTCCGCCGGCCCTACCCGCGGCTCCTCTGCGAGCTCAACGGCCTCATCTTCCTGGTCAACATGTACGGCAGCATCTTCTTCCTGACCTGCATCAGCCTGGACCGCTGCGTGGCCATCTGCTTCCCCATGAAGTCCTGGCTGAACGGGCTGCGGCGCCACGCCGCCTGGTACAGCGCGGCGGTGTGGCTGCTGGTGGTGGGGGCCAGCATCCCTCCCTACCTGTTCGGCAAGTTGGGTCAGCAGCAGCCCAACGCCTCCTGCCACCAGTGCTTCGACCAGCGGCCCGAGTTCCTCACGAAGCCGGCCACCCTCAGCTTCACCCTGATGCTGGGCTGCGGGGTGCCGCTGGCCACCATCCTCGCCTGCTCGCTCGCCCTGTTGCGGGTGCTGCAGCGCAGCTCCGCCACCCGCATGGACTTCATCGACTGGCGCAAGATCCGCAACATGGTGGTGGCCAACGTGGTGATCTTCGCCCTGTGCTTCCTGCCCTACCACGtcgtgctgctgctgctggcccTGGACTCCGACGACCAGCGGCTGCTGCCCACCTACCGCGCCACCCTCCCGCTCGCCTGCCTCAACACCGTGCTCGACCCGCTCTGCTACTACTTCGCCACCGAGACCTTCCAGCGGAGCCTGGGTGTGAGGGCGCTGAGGAACGCGCTGACCTCCCACACAGACAGCGAGGGCCAGCAGCGCCGCTCCCGGCTCAACGCCTgagcccgcccccccccccaccccgctcccgCCTCCttgggtggaggtgggagggacCCCGTCTCCccggggtgatggtggggggggggggggggtatccaGTCTCCTCTGCGGGTGTGGGGGGCAATATCCCCTCTCTTCTGGGCTGGGAGAGATCCTGCCTCCTCTGGGGTGGGGAGAGACCCCGTCTCCtctgaggaggaggggggaaagacCCCgtctcccggggggggggggttatccaGTCTCCTCTGCCGGGGTGGGGGGCAATATCCCGTCTTCCCGGGGCTGGGAGAGATCCTGCCTCCTCTGGAGTGGGGGGTGGAGAGACCCCATCTCCCCGGGGGCGCGATATCCCATCTCCTCGGTGAGTTGGGGGGGGCAGAGACAGACCCCATCTACTGGGTGGGGGGGACACAGATCAGGTCTacccgggggtgggggagagatccCGTCTCcttgggggttggggtggaagAGATCCTGTctcctcttgggggggggggcagatccTGTCAGATCCCGTCTCCTTTGGGGGGGAGGAGATCCCGTCTCACCGGGGGCGGGGTGAAAATCCTGtctccccgggggggggggggtgggggagggcagatccCGTCTAcccagtgaggggtgggggttcgGACAGATCCCGTCTTCTCGGGGGGGAGGTCTCATCTCCCGGGGGTGGAAGAGATCCTGCCCCCtcgaggggtggggggaatgtgggaagatCCCGTCTCCTCagagggggggaggtgaggagagacCCCATCTCcctgggggatggggtggaagaGATCCTGTCTCTtctggggtggagtggggaacaGATCCCGTCTCCCTGGCAGGGGCGATGCGGGGTGGGGTGACCGCAGGGAAGGCGAGGACACTCCCCTAAGTGCCACGgatgtccccctccctccctaccccccttcctccccctgccGCAAGGAGCCTCCGCTCAAGAGCAAGACACGAACGCATTTTAACTCTTGGGGACTCTCGGTTCCGCCCAGTTGCCACTGGCTTTGTGTCCACACTTTCAGGCCAATGTTTGTAAATTCATGTACATTGTGTAGTGCGTTTGAGATCTGTCTTGAAGTAAATGGCTTGTTCGATGCTGCGGTGCTGTTGTGCATTCCCTGGGGCATATGGGGCATTGCTCGGCACCGAGGGGGTCGAGCCACTGGGAGCAGCCGACAGGTACAAACGCAGGTGGAGCGACCACCTGTGCTCGGGGTCCGTGGGGGCGACCCTCAGCCCCCAGCCGCCGGTCACatctaaatgggagaatggatccgCTCATGATCGAgtctatgggccgaatggcctacttctgctcctttctttgtctttcttgtcttatggtcttatggtcactTTAACGCTCCagcccactcccaccctgacctctccGACTGCCCCAACAAAGCCCAGTGTGAGCTGAGGGAACAGCACCTTAAGACTCAACACTGAACTCAACCACCAAAATAACTGCTGGAAATAGAAACACTGTAAactctcaacaggtcagacagtatctccGTTCACTGAgtaattccagaattttttttccgtttttattattgaattcaacaatttcagataaccaacctttccagtttgtgtcagttggagcgtacagcacaggaagaggcccttcggcccacggtgccTGTGCCGACCCTGATgtcagattaaactaatcccttctgccggcgcatgatccatatccctctgttccctgcctgttcatgtgtctgtctaaatacctcttaagcaccactatggtatctgctttcACCTGTTTCCCTggaagagcattccaggcacccacccctctccttaTAAAAAACCTACCAGGCACATTGCTTTCAAACTCTCTTTTTAAAgatatgtcctctggtatttaatatttctcctctaccctgggaaaaagattctgcctgtctaccttacctctgcctctcataatattataaactttaATCGTCTCCTCTCAGCCACTGAagatccagagaaaagaaccctactttgtccagcctctccttctagctcatgccgtctaatccaggcaacatcctgttaaacctcttctgcaccctctccaaaggctccacatccttcctgtgacggAAGGGGCGGAGgaaccagaactgcgcacgatactcccaagtgcagcctcaccagagttttacaCAAGCTGCGacatgacctcctgactcttacactcagtgccctgaccaataaaggaaAGTACGCCATGTGCCTTCgttatcaccctgtctacttgtgtggccactttcagggagccatggacttggaccccaagacccctctgtacttcaatgctcctaAGAATCCTGGCATTTAccgtatactttccccttacatttgatttcccaaacttCTGGCAGAAGGTCATCAGCTTGtaacattgaccctgtttctccctgcacagatgctgcctgacctgccgagtgtttcagatttccaccatctgtgttTGTTTATTCCCCAGCATCCTATGTTTCCATTCACCACTTTATACACCTTCCTCAGACAGACAAGGAATTAAACTATTCATCAGagcctacccccacccccccgccaaaTTCCCTCACTGAGCCCACAGcaccatcacctcccggcctgtACCCAACCGCCCACCCTCTCCAACCCTCACTCCCTCCACACACTCGTCCCGAGGATGGGTcggtgacctgaaatgtttcactCCCCAAGGATGCTGTCAGACCTCCTGAGCACTTCCCGCACTTTCTGCTTTGtcctgcacagcaagatcccatgatcATCATCGGCCTGTGTTTCTATTGGTCGTgactgtgctgcctggggtggtggtggaggcagatacgataggggcgttcaagaaactcttagacaggcccatgaatgtgagggaaatggcaggatatggacattgtggaggtagaagggattagttcagttgggcattttattaccaatgtgattggtttggtacaacattatgggccgaagggcctgttcctgtgctgtactgttctacgttctatgaataactgctgtCCTGGAGATGTGGGGTCACAggcagacaaagtggtgaagaaaacatttggcacgctggccttcatcagtcagtgcggAAGTTAGGACATtactttgcagttgtacaaaacattgttgaggctacacttagaatactgtgttcagttttggtcaccctgctataggaaagttgTCATatagctggaaagagcgcagaggagatctATAAGGAAGCTGCCAGGACACAAGggacagagttatagggagaggttggacaggctgggactttattccttggaacgtaggaggctgaggggcaatctgacagaggtgtataaaattatgaggggcatagataa
It encodes:
- the LOC127586704 gene encoding lysophosphatidic acid receptor 6, producing the protein MHQNCSLSIKWSDPLYAAAFSFIFAIGLVLNVLALVFFFRCTKIRSQTTVYMKNLACADLLLVVSLPVRCSFYVVRRPYPRLLCELNGLIFLVNMYGSIFFLTCISLDRCVAICFPMKSWLNGLRRHAAWYSAAVWLLVVGASIPPYLFGKLGQQQPNASCHQCFDQRPEFLTKPATLSFTLMLGCGVPLATILACSLALLRVLQRSSATRMDFIDWRKIRNMVVANVVIFALCFLPYHVVLLLLALDSDDQRLLPTYRATLPLACLNTVLDPLCYYFATETFQRSLGVRALRNALTSHTDSEGQQRRSRLNA